Genomic DNA from Halorussus rarus:
TTTGCCGCCGCGGCGGACAACCTCGCCCTCGCCGGGCGCCACCTGGGGGTCCTCGCCGCGGAACGGCGCCTTCGCCCAGTCGCGGGTGAACTCCTTGCCGACGTCGAGGTTCTCCGAGAGCAGGTCCTCGCCAGCGGCGTCGAGGTCGATGCGCTGAGGGTTGAAGGCGTCGGCCCACTTCGGCGTCGTCCCGCGCGCGTACGACGCGAGCATCCGGCCCGCGGCGGTGCCGTTGGTCATGCCCCACCCGCCGAACCCGGTGGCGACGTAGACCCCGTCGGTGGTCGGGCCGAGGTCGCCCACGTACGGGATCTTGTCGACCGAGACGTAGTCCTGGGTCGACCAGCGGTACTTCACCTCCTCCACGTCGAAGTGGTCGTGCGTCTGGCGCTCCAGATTGCGGTACCGCTCGGCGGTCGACCCGCCCTGTCCCGTCTTGTGGTTCTGGCCGCCGACCAGCGCCACGGGGCCGTCGGCGCTCGGCACCGGCCGGACCGAGAAGTACGGCGACTCGTCCTGGTAGAACATGCCCGCCGGGGGCTCCTCGGCGAGTTCGACCGCCAGCACGTACGACCGCTTGGGGTACTGGCGCGCGAAGTACGCCGCGGGGTCCTCGACGGGGAAGTGGGTGGTCACCAGCACGCTGTCGGCGGTCACGGTCCCGCGCTCGGTCTCGACCCGGCAGGGCGTCTCGTCGCCCCCGCCGACCCCCGACCGGTCCTCGATGTCGGTCACCTTCGTCTGCTCGAAGACGGAGGCGTCGCCCGCGTCCGGCAGGTCCTCGGCCAGCGCGAGCAGGTACTTCCGGGGGTGGAACTGGGCCTGGTCGGCGAACTTCACGGCCCCGTGCGCCTCGCCGGGGAACGGCGGGTCGTCGACGTACGCGGCGGGGAGCCCGAGCCCCTCGGCGACCGTGGCCTCGCGCTCGACCGCGGCGCGCTGGTCGGCGCTCGCGGCGTAGGTGTACGCCGGGAGTCGCTCGAAGTCGCAGTCGATGGCGTGGGTCTCGACCCGGTCGGCGATCTCCTCGACGGCCGCGGCGTTGGCCGCGCCGTACTGCCGGGCCGCGGTCCGGCCGTGCCTGTCGAGGAGGTCGTCGTACAGCAGCCCGTGCTGGGCGGTCACCTTCGCGGTCGTCTTGCCGGTGACGCCCTCGACGATGCGGTCGGACTCGAGCAGCGCGACCGACTGGCCGGCCTCGGCGCACTCCAGCGCCGCGGTCACGCCCGCGATGCCGCCGCCCACGACAGCCGTGTCGACCCGCCGGTCGCCGTCGAGCGGCGGGTAGTCGGTGCGCTCGGTCGTCTCCAGCCACAGCGATGCGCCCTCCCCGGGAAGCGCGTCTCTCTCACCCATGTGAACCCCCGAACCGCGTCCCGATTCGGCCTCGGCGCGCTTAACCCCGGTGGCCCACTTGTCCGTCCGGTTTCCCGCCGCAGAACCGCTGCTCGGGGTCGGGGACCGCGTCGGGCGGGTCCACTCCGGCCTTTGCCGTCAGGAACTCCCGTTCGACGGTCGAGAGCCCTTCGCGCTCGCGGTAGACGTCGAGGCCGGACTGGTACCGCTCCCGCGTGCGCTCGGCGGGCGCGACCATGACCAGCTCCGCTAGCCCCGTCTCCTCGCCGGCGGAGCCGAACCCGGCCTTCGAGAGCGCGTGGAAGGCGAAGGGGTTGTTCACCGCGATCTGTACCCGGTCGTAGCCCCGCTCGCGGAGGCGCTCGGTCGCGAACCGCGCGAGCCGCGCCCCCAATCCATCGCCGCGGCGGTCCCGCCGGACGGTCACGTACCGGAGCCACGCCGTCGCCGGGTCGGTCCTGTCCCCGTTGAACGCGATGGCGCCGACGATTCGGTCGTCCGCTATCCAGTCGGCGTCCGCGACCTGGGTGCCGTCGTCCGCGACCGGCGCGTCGTCGCCGTGGTCCGACGCCTCGGCCTCGGGGTCGCGGACCACCGCCTTCCCGGTGTTCGACATCACGAACTTCCCGGCGTAGCTGAACTCGCGGTGGTCGAGCCGGAGTCGGGGCCCGTCGTCCGGCCACCCGACCAGCGCGTACTCCATGCCGACGGCTTGGGTCCGGCGCGGTAACTGTGCTTCGTTCGGGGCGGTATCGCGACTGCCGGACGTCGACCCCCGGCGACACGCTCGAACTGGAGGCCAGTTTTTTGCTCCGTCGCCCCGTCGACTCGACCATGAGTCACGCGGGCGACGTCGCGACCTTCGACCGCGCTTCCCGGTTCTACGACTGGTTCTCGCCGTCCCCGGACCCCGCGGAGTTCCGGGAAGCCCTCTCGTTCGCGGAGCGGGACGTCGAGCGCGTCCTCGACGTGGGCGGGGGTACCGGCCGGGGCGCGAGCGCGCTCGACGCTCGCGAGCGAATCGTCGCCGACGCCGCGCCGGGGATGACCCGGCAGGCCAGACGGAACGGTTTCGAGGCGGTCCGGGCCGACGCCGCCCGGCTTCCGTTCGCCGACGAGAGCGTCGACGCCGTGCTCGTCGTGGACGCGCTCCACCACTTCGGCGACCCCGAGGCCGCGGTCGCGGAGGCCGCGCGAGTCCTGCGTCCCGGCGGCGTGCTCGTCGTCCGCGAGATCGACCCGGCGTCGCCGGTCGGCCGGGTCGTCGAGTGGGGCGAACACGCCTACGGCTTCGACTCGACGTTCTTCCCGCCCGCGGACCTCGGCCGCCTGGTCGCGGTCGCGGGCCTCGACGCCAAGTTCCGGTCGTCGGGGTTCGAGTACACCGTCGTAGGGCGGTTGCCCGGAACCGAGTGACACCGCAGACCGCACGGTTGCCCGACCGGCGGACCGCCACGGTCAGTCGACCGGGCTCTCCGCGTCATCGGTGACGCCGGCGCCCATGCGGGGGTCGTCAGCCGGCCGGTCCAGCAGGGCGCGCCACAGGTCGGGGAGGAACACGAGCCACGCCAGTCCGACGAGCGCGTAGCCGGCGAGCGTCAGCGTCGCTTCGACCCCCTCGAACGCGGGGAAGGCGGTTAGCCAGAGCGCGGTCATCCCGGCGTTGACGGCGGCGACGCCCGCCCACCGCGGTCGGTGGGCGCTCGCATCGAGGGACGCGAGGAGGTCGGTCGGCGCCTCCCGCAGCGCGACCGCCACGGTCGGGAGCAGCCCCATCGCGAGCTGGAGCATCCAGCCGAGGACCAGCCCCTCGATGGCCGCCGCCTCGATGCCGGCCGCCGGCACCGTCTCGGGGAACAGCAGCACCAGCGGCGCCCACGGCACGGGGAACACCAGCCAGAGGTACGCGCCGACGACGTGGCCGAATCGGGCGTCCCTGGCGCACCCGCCGAGTCGCCACGTCCCGACGAGGTTCACGAGCAGCGCGAGCGTCCCGACCACGTACACCGCGAGTCCGGCCATCGTCAGGGCCTTTGCCGCCAGCCACGGACCGGCGACCAGGCCGGTCGCGCCGAGCGTCACGCCCCAGAACGTGACCGGCTTCAGCCGCGGGTAGCGCAGCGGCTCCCCGGCCAGCCTCGGCACCAGGGCGAGCAGCGTCCCGGCGGCGACGAGCGCGAGGAACCCCCAGACGTTCGCGTGGACGTGGGCCTCGATGCTCCCGAAGTAGCCGCCCGGTCCGTGGACGCCCAGCAGCATGCCGAACGCCGCGAAGACGCCGACGACCAGGAACCACGGCGCGACCGCGTAGTAGCGGACCAGCCCCTCGTCGCGCCCCGCGACCGCCCCAAGATTCGTCCGGTACACCGAGACGACGAGCAGGCTGAGCGCGGCCAGCACGCCGGTCGCCCCGGCGACGGCCGCGGCGGTCGACCCGGTCGCCATCCCCAGCAGCACGACGGGATAGCTGGCGTTCAGCGTCACCCATTGAAGCCAGCGGCCCCGCGAGGGCACCGTCTCACCGCCGCCGACCGCGGCCGCTAGGTTCGGGAGCGCGCCGAACAGCGCCTGGGTCATCGCGCCGATGGTCACGAAGTGTATCGTCAGCCACCGGAGCCGGGGGAGCGCGTCGATCAGTCCCGCCTCGACCGCGAGCTTCCCCGCCACCGCCGCCAGCCCGACCGTCAGGTACAGGCCGGCCATCAGCAGGAACGGGTTGGTTCGGAGTCGCATCCTCGATGTCATACCGGAGACTCGGGACGGGCGCTGGGTAGCGCTTCGCACGAAGCAGCCAGCCCCGTCCTAGCATGTTAGACTGCACTTTTACCGGACCGCGGCCGCTCCTTCCGGACGGAGACTCCCGATGCCACGGGCCAGACTAACCGTCACGCTCCCGGCGGACACGTGGATCGCCTCGCTGTCGAAAGCCTACCCCGACGCCGTCTTCCGGGTCGTCGCCACCCTCGGCGGCGAGGAGACCGGGGTCGCGCTCGTCGAACTGGTGACCGACGACCCGGTCCCGGTCGTGACCGACATCGAACGCCAGCCGGACGTGACCGACCTCGCGCTCCTCTGGAAGCGCGACGACGAGGCGCTGCTCCAGGTCGAGACCGCGGACCCGCTGCCGCTCGCCCCGGTCTGGCGGGCGGGCGTGCCCCTCCGGCTGCCGTTCGAGATCCGGGACGGGCGGACGACGTGGGAGACCACGACCACCGACGAGCGGCTGTCGGCGTTCGGCGAGGCGCTCGTCGAGGCGGGCGTCGAGTTCGACGTCGAGCACGTCCGGCGAGTCGACGCGACCCCGGCCGACCGCCTCCTGACCGACCGCCAGCTCGAGGTGCTCCGGGCCGCGGTCGAACTGGGGTACTACGAGACGCCCCGGACCGCGACGCTCACCGAGGTCGCCGAGTCGCTCGGCGTCACGACGGCGACCGCCAGCGACGTCCTCCACCGGGCCGAGGGGAAGCTGGTCGACTGGTTCCTCGACGAGGCCGCGCCGGACGTGCGGTGACGCGGGCAGTCGTCGGCCGGGCCTGACTCGCCGAATCCCGGCCGCGACCGCCCGGTTCCACGGGCCGGGTCCGCGAGCCGCATCGCGGGAATCATAACCGCGGGGGTCCAACTCGCAGCCATGAGCAACGCCGAAGGGCTGTTCCGGTCGCGGGTGGAGCGCTCGTCGGGCGCCGCGCTGCTCGCGCTCGGGGACCTGCTGGTGCTGGTCGGCTTCCTGATCGTGGGCGAGCTCCGCCACGGCGTGGACCCGATTCGGCAACCCCTCGTTGTCGCCGACACCGTGGCGCCGTTCCTCGTCGGCTGGATCGTCGCGTCCTTTGCAGCCGGCGCGTACGCTCCCGGCGCCACTCGCACCGTCAAGTCGGCGGTCGTCCGCGCGGTGGCCGCCTGGGTGCCCGCGGCCGCCATCGGACTGCTGCTCCGGTCGACCGAGCTCTTCCACGGCCAGTCGCCACTGTCGTTCGCGCTGGTCGTGACCGGTGTGGGCGTCGTCTCCTTCTCGCTCTGGCGCGCGGCGGTGGCGCTCCTGCGCTGAGCGACCGAGGTGGAACTGGCGGTTGAGAATTCGGGCCGACACTCCGCGCCGACCCGCCGATACTCCACGTAGGAGAAGACCGTGGCGTACAGCGACACCGCGACGACGGGAGCGACGACGAGGAGTTCGGCGTACGCGGGAACGAGCGCGCCCAGCGCGGCCACCACGCCCGCGAGCTTGAACAGCGGCGCGGCGCGCCGGTGGGTCCGGTCCCAGACCTCGTCGCTGGAGATGGTCCACGGCGTCCGGATGCCGACGAACCAGTTGCGCTCGGCGTGGGCCGAGAGGACGCCGACGTAGTAGTACAGCGCGCCGACGGCGGGCGCGAGCCCTTGAATCATCTCGAACTCGTATCCGGCGTTGACGCCGACGACGAGCGCCTGGAGGTACGCCAGGAACGCGAGCACCAGCACGACGAAGGTGTCGTACTGCGCGCGGAACTCCGCGACGTTCTCGCCGAGCGGGTCGACCCGCGGGAGCGCGGCGAACAGTCCGAGCAGGGCCGCCATCAGCGCGGGAAAGAGTCCGAGGGCGAGCAGCCTGGGCATCCGGCCGTCCACTTCACCGGCGCCGTTCCAGTGGGTCGCCATCTCGGCGGGCATCTCGGGGTACGCGAGCGCGCCGAAGACGGCCGAAGCCGCCACGAGCGCGCCGCCGACCGCGTAGCCGCGTCGGACGTTCATATCCGGGAGTTGTCGGCTTCGGGATATAAATGTGGGGTCCGGGCCGGGAGCGGCAGTCCGGAAACCGCGACAGTTCCGCCGGCTACCTCAACCCTTTTGCACGCCGGCGACCAGGCTTTGACGTATGCCCGTAGAGAGCGACGCCGAACTGCGCGAACTGCTCGGGATGGAGCGCGTCGCGGTCGTCGGCTGCTCGTCCACGCCCGGCAAGGACGCCCACGAGATACCCAAGTACCTGCTGGAGCGCGGGTACGAGGTGATCCCCGTCAACCCCACCGCCGACGAGATCTTCGGCCGGACCGCCTACGACTCGCTGGCCGACGTCGAGGAGACGGTCGACGTCGTGGACGTGTTCCGGCCGAGCGACGAGGTCTCGGGCATCGTCGACGAGGCGCTCGCCCGCGACGACGTGAAGGTCGTCTGGACGCAGCTCGGCATCGCCGACGACGAGGCGGCCGCACGCGCCGAGGACGCCGGCCTCCGGGTCGTCCAGGACAAGTGCATCAAGGTCGAGCACCAGCGGCTGGTCGCCTGACGCGCCACTTCGGACCGACCACTTTTAACGGGTCGGCTCCTACTCCCGCTCGATGACCGACGCGGACGTCGCTGCCGTCTTTCTCGACCTCGACGACACCATCTGCACGCATCCCGGGTCGACCGCCGACCGGCTCGCCGACGCCTTCGAAGCCGCGGGCGTCGACCCGTTCTTCGACGTCGCCGACTTCCGGCGGTGGCTCCCGGAGGTGACCGCCGACTCCGCGGTCGAACTGCGCGAGCGGTGCTTCACCGGCATCGCCGACGAACGGGGTCGGAGCTGTGACGACGCGCTCGCGGTGGCCCGGGCCTACGAGGACCCCGACCCGACCGACGTCGAGTTCCTGCCCGGCGCGGAGTCTGCGCTCGACGCGCTGGGCGCGAGCCACGACCTCGCGCTGGTGACCAACGGCGACCGCGAGACCCAGACCGCGAAGCTGGCGGCGCTCGACATCGCCGACCGGTTCGACGCCGCGACGTTCACCGAGCCCGGCGGGCCGGTCAAGCCCGACCCGGACCACTTCCGCCGCACCCTCTCGGCGATGGACCTCGCGGCCGACCGGGCGGTCCACGTCGGCAACTCGCTTCGCTCGGACGTGGCCGGCGCCCACGCCGCCGGCCTGACCTCGGTGTGGCTCGAGCAGGCCGACGCGACCGCGGAGTTCTCCCCGCACTACACCATCGCGTCGATGCACGACCTGCGCGACCCGCCCTGGGTCTGAGCCGTCTCCGACAGATCCTCGTACCGTTTCTTCCGAATATCGGATGCCCGACCGACGGGTCGGCCGATTCCGTTCCATCGTAAGTGCGACACGTCCGCGAGTTATCTATTTAAAATCCAGAAGATACTTGAAATACGGTTCGGAGTCTTCGATTAATGGCCTCCTCCATCGCGAGCAACACCACGGAACTACTGGTCGTTGTCAGCGCCGCCATGCTCTTCGTCGGCGGCCTCGCATTCTACGTGATCCAATCGCTGCTCCACCGCGACGACGGGGACGACTTCGAGTCGTTCGAGGAGCTCCGGCGCATCGTGTCCGCCCAGGACCACCTCGCGGTGGTCCTCCCCGCTGGCGCGTCGATAGACGCGCTGGCGGCGGGCCTCGGCTTCCAGGCGGTCTGCCGGGAGTTCGGCGTCACCGCCAAGTTGTTCGCCGAGGGCGAGCTGACGAGCGAGGACAGCAAGACCTTCTGCAACCTCTTCGACCTCGACCCGGCGCCGGTCGGCGGCGCGGACCCGAGCATCTCCGACTGCGACGCCGCGGTCGTCATCGGCGGGGCCGGCGCGATTCCGGGCGTCGCGTCGATCCCCGTCGTCGCCGTCATCCGTCACCGACAGCTGACCGACGAGAGCGCACTGACAATCACGCGACCCGAGGACGGGGCGACGTCGACGACGGTCACCGAGCTCGTCCGGCGCGCGGCGTTCACCCCGAACCAGCACGTCGCGACCGCGCTGCTGTACGGCATCCGGGCCGGGACCGGGGAGTTCCGCCGCCCCACGGGAGGGAACGACCACCGGGCCGCGGGCTACCTCCACTCGTTCGCCGACCTCGGCCGGGTCGAGGAGCTCCACGCGCCGAGCATCAGCGACGAGTCGTTCGACGTCATCGGCGACGCCATCATCAACCGGGAGCGCCGGTCGAGCTTCGCGGTCACGAACGTCGGGCTGGTCCCGACGGTCAGCGCGCTCGAGGAGGCCGCGAGCACGCTGCTCCGCGTCGAGGGCGTCACGACGGCGGCGGTGTTCGGCGTCCACGACGAGACCATCGTCATCTCGTGTCAGACCGACGACGTCCGGATGAACGCGGTCGACGTCCTCGAGGAGGCCTTCGACGACACCTACGACGTGGCCGGGAACGCCGACGCCTCCCTGATACGCGTCCCGCTCGGGATATTCTCCGCGACCGGCATCTCTGAGAACGAGACGCTCGACGAACTCATCGACCTCAGCGGGCGGAAGGCCCTCTTCGACGCGTTCGAGAGCGCATAGACAATAACATTCTCTCGGGATATTCATTCTCAAAGCTAGGAAATTACACCACTATTTCAAACTATACTGAGTACTCTATCGATAAAACAGGAATAAACACCGGAACATTAAATATGCGGTGTTCTGACGGGACGAACAGCAACCGACGATGGGACGAACCACCTTGTCTCGACCGATTTCGGGCCGGACGCGGACGCTGGCCGTCTTCTTCGCCAGCCTCGTCTGCCTCACCGCTCCGGTGGTGGGGGCGGTCGCTCTCGGCCCTACGGCCCACGGTCCGGAACGCGGGGCGCCGCCGCCCGCGGACGCGGACCTCTCCTCCGCTTCGTTCTCACCGGCGAACGAGACGACCCGTACGAACGGGTCGTCCGGAACCACGTCTGCGACATCTACGCCAACTGGGACGTCAGAAACCACGACTACTGCAACCACCGAACCCACGACTACTGCGACGTCGCCAACGACGACTACCCAACGAACCACCGCCACGACCGGCGGGAGCGGTGACGCACCCGCTACCACGACGCCGGAGACCACGACCACCGTCCGAGAGCCCGAGGCCGAAAACACGACCACCGTCGAGGGAACGTCGACCGGGAACGCTACGGCGGACGACGGGACGGTCGACGTGACCGAGGAGACGACCAACGCGTCTAATGAGACGGCGTGGATCCGCGGGACGCTCCGGTCAACGACGGGCCGGCCGCTCGCCGACGACACTGTGTACGTCGAGGACGCCGACGGGAACCGGACGCGCGCGCTGACGAACGAGAGCGGCGCGTTCGCGCTCCGCGCGTCGCCGAACCGGACCTATACGCTCGTCTACCGGCAGCGCGCTCCGAACCACTCGTCGGGGACCGGCGGGAACGTCACCGCCGCGGGTCCGGACGGCGTCCCCGACGTTCACGTCGTCGCGCCCGACCTGAACAGTTCGACCGGCGTCGACCTGGGGAACGAATCGCTCCCGGACGCGCACGCCGTCGAGGTCAGCGTCCGGAACGGGAGTTCGCCGGTTTCGAACGGGAGCGTCAGCCTTCGGCTCTCCGGCGACGAGGAGGGCTCGGCGGCCGCTATCACCGTCGACGGGACGACGACCGCCGACGGACTCGCCGCGTTCGAAGCGTACGGGACCGCTCTCGAAGTCGCGGACTCGACCGTAGTCGAAGCGTCGGGCGACCGACCTCGGACGACCGTCGAGCGGCGGACCGTCACCGGAAACGCGACGCTCGAACTCCTCGTCGACGACGAACCGCCGACCGTGCGGACGGCGGTTCTCGAATCGCCCGTCAACGTCGGGCAGAACACCACGATCACGGCGGCGAACAGCACCGACGACACCGCCATCAGGCTCTACCGCTGGGACACCCCGTACAACCACTTCACGACGCCCAGTCCGACCTTCACGACGCCGTACCTGACGACGACCGGCGTCTACAACGTGAGCGTCACCGTCGTGGACGGCGCGGGCCGGAACGATACGACGGAAGTCCGGATTCCCGTGGTCGACGAGATTCCGCCCGAGGCGGCGATCAATCTCACCGACGGGAGCCCCATGGTCGGCGAGACGGTCGCGCTGAACGCGAGCGGCGCGTCGGACAACGGCCGGATCGCGGAGTACCGCTGGGACACCGACGGCGACGAGGCGTACGAGGCGGTGACCGCG
This window encodes:
- a CDS encoding FAD-dependent oxidoreductase, which produces MGERDALPGEGASLWLETTERTDYPPLDGDRRVDTAVVGGGIAGVTAALECAEAGQSVALLESDRIVEGVTGKTTAKVTAQHGLLYDDLLDRHGRTAARQYGAANAAAVEEIADRVETHAIDCDFERLPAYTYAASADQRAAVEREATVAEGLGLPAAYVDDPPFPGEAHGAVKFADQAQFHPRKYLLALAEDLPDAGDASVFEQTKVTDIEDRSGVGGGDETPCRVETERGTVTADSVLVTTHFPVEDPAAYFARQYPKRSYVLAVELAEEPPAGMFYQDESPYFSVRPVPSADGPVALVGGQNHKTGQGGSTAERYRNLERQTHDHFDVEEVKYRWSTQDYVSVDKIPYVGDLGPTTDGVYVATGFGGWGMTNGTAAGRMLASYARGTTPKWADAFNPQRIDLDAAGEDLLSENLDVGKEFTRDWAKAPFRGEDPQVAPGEGEVVRRGGKQWAVARDEDGELHVTSAVCTHLDCIVHWNDAEQSWDCPCHGSRFSVDGEVLDGPAVADLPKRGE
- a CDS encoding GNAT family N-acetyltransferase, with amino-acid sequence MEYALVGWPDDGPRLRLDHREFSYAGKFVMSNTGKAVVRDPEAEASDHGDDAPVADDGTQVADADWIADDRIVGAIAFNGDRTDPATAWLRYVTVRRDRRGDGLGARLARFATERLRERGYDRVQIAVNNPFAFHALSKAGFGSAGEETGLAELVMVAPAERTRERYQSGLDVYREREGLSTVEREFLTAKAGVDPPDAVPDPEQRFCGGKPDGQVGHRG
- a CDS encoding class I SAM-dependent methyltransferase, with amino-acid sequence MSHAGDVATFDRASRFYDWFSPSPDPAEFREALSFAERDVERVLDVGGGTGRGASALDARERIVADAAPGMTRQARRNGFEAVRADAARLPFADESVDAVLVVDALHHFGDPEAAVAEAARVLRPGGVLVVREIDPASPVGRVVEWGEHAYGFDSTFFPPADLGRLVAVAGLDAKFRSSGFEYTVVGRLPGTE
- a CDS encoding helix-turn-helix domain-containing protein; protein product: MPRARLTVTLPADTWIASLSKAYPDAVFRVVATLGGEETGVALVELVTDDPVPVVTDIERQPDVTDLALLWKRDDEALLQVETADPLPLAPVWRAGVPLRLPFEIRDGRTTWETTTTDERLSAFGEALVEAGVEFDVEHVRRVDATPADRLLTDRQLEVLRAAVELGYYETPRTATLTEVAESLGVTTATASDVLHRAEGKLVDWFLDEAAPDVR
- a CDS encoding DUF3054 domain-containing protein; translation: MSNAEGLFRSRVERSSGAALLALGDLLVLVGFLIVGELRHGVDPIRQPLVVADTVAPFLVGWIVASFAAGAYAPGATRTVKSAVVRAVAAWVPAAAIGLLLRSTELFHGQSPLSFALVVTGVGVVSFSLWRAAVALLR
- a CDS encoding CoA-binding protein; protein product: MPVESDAELRELLGMERVAVVGCSSTPGKDAHEIPKYLLERGYEVIPVNPTADEIFGRTAYDSLADVEETVDVVDVFRPSDEVSGIVDEALARDDVKVVWTQLGIADDEAAARAEDAGLRVVQDKCIKVEHQRLVA
- a CDS encoding HAD family hydrolase, producing the protein MTDADVAAVFLDLDDTICTHPGSTADRLADAFEAAGVDPFFDVADFRRWLPEVTADSAVELRERCFTGIADERGRSCDDALAVARAYEDPDPTDVEFLPGAESALDALGASHDLALVTNGDRETQTAKLAALDIADRFDAATFTEPGGPVKPDPDHFRRTLSAMDLAADRAVHVGNSLRSDVAGAHAAGLTSVWLEQADATAEFSPHYTIASMHDLRDPPWV
- a CDS encoding DHH family phosphoesterase; this encodes MASSIASNTTELLVVVSAAMLFVGGLAFYVIQSLLHRDDGDDFESFEELRRIVSAQDHLAVVLPAGASIDALAAGLGFQAVCREFGVTAKLFAEGELTSEDSKTFCNLFDLDPAPVGGADPSISDCDAAVVIGGAGAIPGVASIPVVAVIRHRQLTDESALTITRPEDGATSTTVTELVRRAAFTPNQHVATALLYGIRAGTGEFRRPTGGNDHRAAGYLHSFADLGRVEELHAPSISDESFDVIGDAIINRERRSSFAVTNVGLVPTVSALEEAASTLLRVEGVTTAAVFGVHDETIVISCQTDDVRMNAVDVLEEAFDDTYDVAGNADASLIRVPLGIFSATGISENETLDELIDLSGRKALFDAFESA